The proteins below are encoded in one region of Vallitalea longa:
- the tkt gene encoding transketolase, producing MRNIETTTINTIRILSAEGIQKAKSGHPGLPMGAAPMAYELWANHMKHNPSDPNWINRDRFILSAGHGSMLLYSLLHLFGYGLTIEDLKEFRQWGSKTPGHPEYGHTVGIDTTTGPLGAGFATGIGMAMAEANLAAKFNRDGYNIVDHYTYAIAGDGCMMEGITSEAASLAGTLKLGKFIAFYDSNKITIEGSTDIAFTEDVGKRYEAYGWQVIRVEDGNDIDSIGKAIEEAKSDLKHPSLIIVKTQIGYGCPAKQGKSSAHGEPLGEENLIETKKNLGFSTDKDFYVSEEVYDHMKTLQEKGKEQQEKWNKLFEEYAAKYSDLAKEWEVWTSEELPVDLLNNEEYWTFDKKPAATRAISGQVINKLTKYIPNLFGGAADLAPSTKTYMNGKGDFSAEDYSGMNLHFGVRELAMSAMANGIALHGAHKPFIATFFVFSDYIKPSVRLSALMKLPVTFVLTHDSIGVGEDGPTHQPIEQLAALRSMPNVVTFRPADPRETAAAWYFAITSKEVPTAIVLTRQNVPYYEESEKKALKGGYVLVDSDKETPDMILMASGSEVEFIYEAAKKLKQDNIDVRVVSMPSMDVFDLQSEEYKESVLPNSVRKRVAIEAAATFGWHKYVGLDGEVIGLDHFGASAPGAKVFKEFGITTENVYEVAKKVYNK from the coding sequence ATGAGAAACATTGAGACAACTACGATTAATACTATTAGAATTTTATCTGCTGAAGGTATTCAAAAGGCAAAATCTGGACACCCGGGATTACCAATGGGAGCAGCCCCTATGGCTTATGAATTATGGGCTAATCATATGAAACATAACCCAAGTGATCCTAATTGGATTAATAGAGATAGATTTATATTATCTGCCGGACATGGTTCCATGTTATTATACTCATTATTACATTTATTTGGATATGGTCTTACAATTGAAGATTTAAAAGAATTTAGACAATGGGGAAGTAAAACTCCTGGACATCCAGAATATGGACATACAGTAGGTATAGATACAACAACAGGACCATTAGGAGCAGGATTCGCTACTGGTATTGGTATGGCAATGGCAGAAGCCAATTTAGCTGCAAAATTCAATAGAGATGGATATAATATTGTGGATCATTACACATATGCTATAGCAGGTGATGGATGTATGATGGAAGGTATTACATCAGAAGCAGCTTCTTTAGCAGGAACATTGAAATTAGGTAAGTTCATCGCGTTTTATGATTCTAATAAAATAACTATCGAAGGTAGTACAGATATAGCATTTACAGAAGATGTAGGAAAAAGATATGAAGCATATGGATGGCAAGTAATAAGAGTGGAAGACGGAAACGATATAGATTCCATAGGAAAAGCTATCGAAGAAGCTAAATCTGATTTGAAACATCCATCACTTATAATAGTTAAAACACAAATAGGATATGGATGTCCTGCAAAACAAGGGAAATCATCAGCACATGGTGAACCTTTGGGTGAAGAAAACTTAATTGAAACCAAGAAAAATCTAGGTTTCTCAACAGATAAAGATTTCTATGTATCAGAAGAAGTATATGACCATATGAAAACTTTACAAGAAAAAGGTAAAGAACAGCAAGAAAAATGGAATAAGTTATTTGAAGAATACGCTGCTAAATATAGCGATTTAGCAAAAGAGTGGGAAGTATGGACAAGCGAAGAACTTCCTGTAGATTTATTGAATAACGAAGAATATTGGACATTTGATAAAAAGCCAGCTGCTACAAGAGCGATTTCTGGTCAAGTAATAAACAAACTTACTAAGTATATTCCTAATTTATTTGGTGGAGCGGCAGACCTTGCGCCTTCAACAAAAACTTATATGAATGGAAAAGGTGATTTTTCAGCAGAAGATTATTCAGGTATGAATCTACACTTCGGTGTACGTGAATTAGCAATGTCAGCAATGGCAAATGGGATTGCATTACATGGTGCGCACAAACCATTTATAGCTACATTCTTTGTGTTTAGTGATTATATTAAACCTAGTGTGAGATTATCAGCTCTTATGAAACTTCCTGTAACATTTGTATTAACACATGATAGTATTGGTGTAGGAGAAGATGGACCAACTCATCAACCTATAGAACAATTAGCAGCACTTAGAAGTATGCCTAATGTGGTTACATTTAGACCAGCTGATCCTAGAGAAACAGCGGCAGCTTGGTATTTTGCTATAACATCAAAAGAAGTACCAACAGCTATTGTATTAACTAGACAAAATGTACCTTATTACGAAGAATCTGAGAAAAAAGCTTTAAAAGGCGGCTATGTTTTAGTTGATTCTGACAAGGAAACACCTGATATGATATTGATGGCAAGTGGTTCAGAAGTTGAATTCATCTACGAAGCTGCTAAAAAACTTAAACAAGATAATATAGATGTAAGAGTTGTAAGTATGCCTTCAATGGATGTTTTTGATTTACAATCAGAAGAATATAAAGAAAGTGTACTTCCAAATAGTGTGAGAAAGAGAGTAGCTATAGAAGCTGCAGCAACATTCGGATGGCATAAATATGTAGGTCTTGATGGAGAAGTTATCGGACTTGATCATTTTGGAGCTTCGGCACCAGGAGCTAAAGTATTTAAAGAATTTGGAATAACAACTGAAAATGTGTATGAAGTTGCAAAAAAAGTATACAATAAATAG